One segment of Anopheles stephensi strain Indian chromosome 3, UCI_ANSTEP_V1.0, whole genome shotgun sequence DNA contains the following:
- the LOC118514678 gene encoding sodium channel protein Nach, with the protein MAVARAFRVLYRILVDYCSNCSLAGVGYISNRKYHWTERLFWMGCVLFAWTGSYLLIKTYMELFRKDAVSIVVENLDPRKDITSFPSIGVCEMGYTKQQYDALQQVIEGFRTNDEMEYNYDVEEFMLRLIYHNLYNYGSIKSYCAMYKDCEDCVKCPVDGYPRFSTAVRANCSQLFDECRWNGKVFDCCRYFRPIQTTMGSCFLLNSIQTVSKYGFQWLRMDMSMGSPKGELLLNFSRATTAYVQNQEDIPHMLLTTLQFNQMPEGYAGKIFITVQNIANDPLVRTVGKAVRRCVFPDEDTDTRYKRYSYSVCVTECLKTAQIKTCNCCHHNLLLGKNDKSPVCGYDGLNCLDQRDLMFPQTTIMQPWRTNGLVCDCFPSCTEHEIRIIGRESEMERRTGRSVLIKLMGLPSQRYRRQIVREDIDVVVSIGGILGLFTGASILSLVEFIYFFTVRFGTYVVTEIKEEEYAAASEEESEADGLQEKHHTLRHA; encoded by the exons ATGGCCGTAGCAAGAGCGTTCCGTGTGCTGTACCGCATACTGGTCGATTACTGTTCGAACTGTTCGTTGGCCGGCGTTGGGTACATCTCCAACCGGAAGTACCACTGGACGGAGCGGCTCTTCTGGATGGGGTGCGTCCTGTTCGCGTGGACCGGTTCGTACCTGCTGATCAAAACGTACATGGAGCTGTTCCGGAAGGATGCGGTCAGCATTGTGGTGGAGAATCTGGACCCGCGGAAGGACATCACCAGCTTTCCATCGATCGGTGTGTGCGAGATGGGCTACACGAAGCAGCAGTACGATGCGCTGCAGCAGGTGATCGAAGGGTTTCGAACGAACGACGAGATGGAGTACAACTACGATGTGGAGGAGTTTATGCTGCGCCTCATCTACCACAACCTGTACAACTACGGTTCGATCAAGTCGTACTGTGCGATGTACAAGGACTGTGAGGACTGTGTCAAGTGTCCGGTGGATGGCTATCCGCGGTTTTCCACCGCGGTCCGGGCCAATTGTTCGCAGCTGTTTGATGAGTGCCGTTGGAATGGGAAGGTGTTCGACTGCTGCCGCTACTTTCGTCCGATACAGACGACGATGGGTTCGTGCTTCTTGCTGAACTCGATACAAACCGTTAGCAA ATATGGCTTCCAGTGGCTTCGAATGGATATGAGCATGGGATCTCCCAAAGGGGAGCTGTTGCTGAACTTTAGCCGAGCAACAACG GCATACGTCCAGAACCAGGAGGACATTCCCCACATGCTCCTAACGACGCTCCAGTTCAACCAGATGCCGGAAGGCTACGCGGGCAAAATCTTCATCACCGTGCAAAACATTGCGAACGATCCGCTCGTACGCACGGTGGGTAAAGCGGTCCGGCGGTGTGTGTTCCCGGACGAAGATACCGATACGCGGTACAAAAGGTACAGCTACAGTGTGTGCGTGACGGAATGTCTGAAGACGGCCCAGATAAAGACGTGCAACTGTTGCCACCACAACTTGCTGCTTGGAA AGAACGATAAGAGTCCGGTTTGCGGGTACGACGGGCTCAACTGTCTCGATCAGCGCGATCTGATGTTTCCCCAGACGACCATCATGCAACCGTGGCGTACGAACGGGCTCGTCTGCGACTGTTTCCCGTCCTGCACCGAGCACGAGATCCGCATCATTGGACGCGAATCGGAGATGGAACGTCGGACCGGCCGGTCGGTGTTGATCAAGCTGATGGGCCTACCGTCGCAACGCTACCGAAGGCAGATCGTGCGTGAGGATATCGATGTGGTGGTATCGATCGGTGGCATACTGGGGCTGTTTACCGGGGCAAGCATTTTAAGTTTGGTAGAGTTTATCTACTTCTTCACGGTGCGCTTCGGCACGTACGTGGTGACGGAGATAAAGGAGGAAGAGTATGCGGCTGCTAGTGAGGAGGAGTCGGAGGCGGATGGCTTGCAGGAAAAGCACCACACACTACGCCATGCTTGA
- the LOC118514677 gene encoding TBC1 domain family member 19 isoform X1 — MLVRATNSKDTEETTSSTELADPAEPGAIYPLAVRDRSFMEELKDTSIHHTALRLAEDVKTMKLYGNLYKMVQKLSCSPEVDKDDMKQTLESAIKSNGLEIEIRNVIYHLIRNTVKSDTRPTPASSDPLNYLRRAGIQWERRVRKSLNSMCSESKAQLHGQMRTASDREEILSKWDELSTYQIDLSNYRPVYAPKDLLDVLLSLKGPMKQDETDFLPKWEFSHISLTVKNLCQLRTHFSEVLRNDNNFGDWSVTCQKVLKTRHAPLCQQALKKGVTPPPLRGALWSYVLGSQVEQHHVEHWEALRQSVLTNESIVDKLVFKDVQLTATNDDRYFVFEDVLYQIMLCFSRDTEISQLIQVEFTNSAKAKQYEGPPCGFVPFHGICMLAAPFCYLYDNPVSLYYTFRAFYIRYCHRLTTINTHPQGIVSLCLLFEKLLQTHEPQLWSHFRELQIQPIRVVFKWLMRAFSGHLPPEQLLILWDLILGYDSLEILSLLAIIILSFRRESLMQVTSVENIEAILSDLSSVKVLPLIQLTLSRD, encoded by the exons ATGCTGGTGAGGGCAACCAATTCAAAGGACACAGAAGAAACAACG TCGTCGACAGAGTTGGCTGATCCGGCAGAACCCGGTGCGATATATCCGCTGGCCGTGCGCGACCGAAGCTTCATGGAGGAGCTGAAGGACACGAGCATCCACCATACGGCCCTGCGGCTGGCAGAGGACGTGAAGACGATGAAGCTTTACGGTAACCTCTACAAGATGGTGCAG AAACTTTCCTGCTCGCCGGAGGTGGACAAGGACGACATGAAGCAAACGCTCGAAAGCGCGATCAAGTCGAACGGGCTGGAGATTGAGATCCGGAACGTGATCTACCATCTGATACGGAACACCGTAAAAAGTGACACTCGTCCAACGCCCGCCAGCAGCGATCCGTTGAACTATCTACGCCGAGCAGGTATCCAATGGGAACGACGGGTACGCAAGTCGTTGAACTCGATGTGCTCGGAATCGAAAGCGCAACTGCACGGTCAGATGCGCACCGCATCCGACCGGGAGGAGATCCTCTCCAAGTGGGACGAGCTCAGCACCTATCAGATCGATCTCAGCAACTATCGACCGGTGTACGCTCCCAAAGATCTGCTCGACGTGCTGCTATCGCTCAAGGGACCGATGAAGCAGGATGAGACAGA CTTTCTACCAAAATGGGAATTTTCACACATCTCCCTCACGGTAAAGAACCTGTGCCAGCTGAGGACACACTTCTCGGAGGTGTTAAGAAACGACAACAACTTTGGCGATTGGTCGGTAACGTGTCAGAAGGTGCTGAAGACGCGGCATGCACCGCTCTGTCAGCAGGCTCTGAAGAAAGGAgtcacaccaccaccgttgcGGGGAGCACTTTGGTCCTACGTGCTTGGGAGTCAGGTGGAGCAACAC CACGTGGAACACTGGGAAGCACTGCGCCAGTCGGTACTGACCAACGAGTCCATTGTGGATAAGTTGGTTTTCAAGGATGTACAGCTGACGGCGACCAACGACGATCGTTACTTCGTGTTCGAGGATGTACTCTATCAG ATTATGCTCTGCTTCAGCAGAGACACCGAAATAAGCCAACTGATCCAGGTGGAGTTTACCAACTCAGCGAAAGCGAAACAGTACGAAGGTCCACCGTGTGGGTTCGTCCCGTTCCACGGCATCTGTATGTTGGCGGCCCCGTTTTGCTATCTTTACGATAATCCCGTCTCCTTGTACTACACCTTCCGGGCGTTCTACATTCGCTACTGCCATCGACTGACGACGATCAACACCCATCCACAGGGTATCGTGAGTTTGTGCCTGCTGTTCGAGAAGCTGCTGCAAACGCACGAACCACAGCTATGGTCACACTTCCGGGAGCTTCAGATTCAACC GATTCGAGTTGTGTTCAAGTGGTTGATGCGCGCGTTCAGCGGCCATCTACCACCGGAACAGCTGCTCATACTGTGGGATCTGATACTGGGCTACGATAGCCTCGAAATCCTGTCCCTGCTTGCCATCATCATACTGAGCTTTCGGCGGGAAAGCTTGATGCAGGTAACGTCGGTGGAAAACATTGAAGCCATCCTGTCCGATCTGTCCTCCGTCAAAGTACTGCCACTCATTCAACTGACACTGTCGCGGGATTAA
- the LOC118514677 gene encoding TBC1 domain family member 19 isoform X2, which produces MEELKDTSIHHTALRLAEDVKTMKLYGNLYKMVQKLSCSPEVDKDDMKQTLESAIKSNGLEIEIRNVIYHLIRNTVKSDTRPTPASSDPLNYLRRAGIQWERRVRKSLNSMCSESKAQLHGQMRTASDREEILSKWDELSTYQIDLSNYRPVYAPKDLLDVLLSLKGPMKQDETDFLPKWEFSHISLTVKNLCQLRTHFSEVLRNDNNFGDWSVTCQKVLKTRHAPLCQQALKKGVTPPPLRGALWSYVLGSQVEQHHVEHWEALRQSVLTNESIVDKLVFKDVQLTATNDDRYFVFEDVLYQIMLCFSRDTEISQLIQVEFTNSAKAKQYEGPPCGFVPFHGICMLAAPFCYLYDNPVSLYYTFRAFYIRYCHRLTTINTHPQGIVSLCLLFEKLLQTHEPQLWSHFRELQIQPIRVVFKWLMRAFSGHLPPEQLLILWDLILGYDSLEILSLLAIIILSFRRESLMQVTSVENIEAILSDLSSVKVLPLIQLTLSRD; this is translated from the exons ATGGAGGAGCTGAAGGACACGAGCATCCACCATACGGCCCTGCGGCTGGCAGAGGACGTGAAGACGATGAAGCTTTACGGTAACCTCTACAAGATGGTGCAG AAACTTTCCTGCTCGCCGGAGGTGGACAAGGACGACATGAAGCAAACGCTCGAAAGCGCGATCAAGTCGAACGGGCTGGAGATTGAGATCCGGAACGTGATCTACCATCTGATACGGAACACCGTAAAAAGTGACACTCGTCCAACGCCCGCCAGCAGCGATCCGTTGAACTATCTACGCCGAGCAGGTATCCAATGGGAACGACGGGTACGCAAGTCGTTGAACTCGATGTGCTCGGAATCGAAAGCGCAACTGCACGGTCAGATGCGCACCGCATCCGACCGGGAGGAGATCCTCTCCAAGTGGGACGAGCTCAGCACCTATCAGATCGATCTCAGCAACTATCGACCGGTGTACGCTCCCAAAGATCTGCTCGACGTGCTGCTATCGCTCAAGGGACCGATGAAGCAGGATGAGACAGA CTTTCTACCAAAATGGGAATTTTCACACATCTCCCTCACGGTAAAGAACCTGTGCCAGCTGAGGACACACTTCTCGGAGGTGTTAAGAAACGACAACAACTTTGGCGATTGGTCGGTAACGTGTCAGAAGGTGCTGAAGACGCGGCATGCACCGCTCTGTCAGCAGGCTCTGAAGAAAGGAgtcacaccaccaccgttgcGGGGAGCACTTTGGTCCTACGTGCTTGGGAGTCAGGTGGAGCAACAC CACGTGGAACACTGGGAAGCACTGCGCCAGTCGGTACTGACCAACGAGTCCATTGTGGATAAGTTGGTTTTCAAGGATGTACAGCTGACGGCGACCAACGACGATCGTTACTTCGTGTTCGAGGATGTACTCTATCAG ATTATGCTCTGCTTCAGCAGAGACACCGAAATAAGCCAACTGATCCAGGTGGAGTTTACCAACTCAGCGAAAGCGAAACAGTACGAAGGTCCACCGTGTGGGTTCGTCCCGTTCCACGGCATCTGTATGTTGGCGGCCCCGTTTTGCTATCTTTACGATAATCCCGTCTCCTTGTACTACACCTTCCGGGCGTTCTACATTCGCTACTGCCATCGACTGACGACGATCAACACCCATCCACAGGGTATCGTGAGTTTGTGCCTGCTGTTCGAGAAGCTGCTGCAAACGCACGAACCACAGCTATGGTCACACTTCCGGGAGCTTCAGATTCAACC GATTCGAGTTGTGTTCAAGTGGTTGATGCGCGCGTTCAGCGGCCATCTACCACCGGAACAGCTGCTCATACTGTGGGATCTGATACTGGGCTACGATAGCCTCGAAATCCTGTCCCTGCTTGCCATCATCATACTGAGCTTTCGGCGGGAAAGCTTGATGCAGGTAACGTCGGTGGAAAACATTGAAGCCATCCTGTCCGATCTGTCCTCCGTCAAAGTACTGCCACTCATTCAACTGACACTGTCGCGGGATTAA
- the LOC118514680 gene encoding 39S ribosomal protein L28, mitochondrial, translated as MASATPQGANLLYGLRKSSRFTKGLGALLPQAYRKFWNEWKYQQPAAVHYVPKDGMFQREDITGLVTPIQNVPLPMIDPPEAHDGIWGGEAVIKGFQKRNQYKRRVPHFWVPVLRRSVVHSRVLNEYMAVTVTDRTLAQIHDHHGFDHYLLKTPACDLRSMLAIKLKRKILEELAAGCPRLASEPAKQQDYLKEFACYLEQYTPEEIEWYGLTYNEALTKIRTQTEDKDAELPQKILFRQKLIEQLREAGIREAQDGESGDVEELNGIKDSTSSSWLSKLSFKPKNW; from the exons ATGGCTTCAGCGACTCCACAG GGAGCGAACCTGCTCTACGGGTTGAGAAAATCCTCCCGATTCACCAAAGGACTCGGTGCGCTGCTGCCCCAAGCGTACCGGAAGTTTTGGAACGAATGGAAGTATCAACAGCCCGCGGCAGTACACTACGTACCTAAAGATG gAATGTTCCAAAGGGAAGACATTACCGGGCTTGTGACACCTATCCAGAACGTGCCGCTTCCTATGATCGATCCGCCGGAAGCGCACGATGGCATCTGGGGTGGTGAGGCGGTCATTAAGGGTTTCCAGAAGCGCAACCAGTACAAACGGCGCGTACCACACTTCTGGGTGCCTGTGTTGCGCCGCTCGGTCGTTCACAGCCGGGTGCTGAACGAGTACATGGCCGTCACCGTAACCGACCGGACGCTGGCTCAGATACACGATCACCATGGGTTCGATCACTATCTGCTCAAAACGCCCGCTTGCGATCTTCGCTCCATGCTGGCCATTAAGTTGAAACGGAAAATCCTCGAAGAGCTTGCCGCCGGCTGTCCAAGGCTAGCGTCGGAACCGGCCAAACAGCAAGACTATCTGAAAGAGTTCGCCTGCTACCTGGAGCAGTACACGCCGGAAGAGATCGAATGGTACGGGCTGACGTACAACGAAGCACTGACAAAGATAAGAACCCAAACCGAAGACAAAGATGCCGAACTGCCGCAGAAAATCCTTTTCCGCCAGAAACTGATCGAACAGCTGCGGGAGGCCGGTATCCGGGAGGCACAGGACGGGGAGAGTGGAGATGTGGAGGAGCTGAACGGAATCAAGGATTCCACCTCTTCCTCGTGGCTGTCGAAGCTGAGCTTTAAGCCGAAAAACTGGTAA
- the LOC118514683 gene encoding mannose-P-dolichol utilization defect 1 protein homolog, with amino-acid sequence MVDYGKEFMLYLMSEKCYDNYFIEFDLLDGDCFRALLSKGLGLGIIAGSVLVKVPQITKILGNKSARGISLFSVCLDLFAITIHMAYSFVNGFPFSAWGDTAFLALQTAIIAMMVLFFGGSTVLSVLFTFAYSGLVYVLMGGLTPLNYLLIAQGFNVPILLLGKLSQAFTNYRNGSTGQLSAVTCFMLLAGSMARIFTSIQETGDQMMIITYGSSTFANLVIALQVLYYWNSDKQKKATAAGPAPAKKPKAKSKKTD; translated from the exons ATGGTGGACTACGGAAAAGAGTTCATGCTGTACCTGATGAGCGAAAAGTGTTACGATAATTACTTCATTGAGTTCGACCTGCTCGATG GTGACTGTTTCCGTGCACTGCTCAGCAAGGGCTTGGGGCTGGGCATAATTGCCGGTTCGGTGTTGGTAAAGGTACCTCAAATTACCAAGATTCTCGGCAACAAATCAGCCCGCGGTATCAGCCTGTTTAGCGTGTGTCTGGATCTGTTCGCGATCACGATTCACATGGCGTACAGCTTCGTGAATGGGTTCCCGTTTAGTGCCTGGGGTGATACCGCGTTCCTGGCCCTGCAGACAGCCATCATCGCTATGATGGTGCTGTTCTTCGGTGGTTCCACGGTGCTGTCGGTGTTGTTTACGTTCGCCTACTCCGGGCTGGTGTACGTGCTGATGGGCGGATTAACACCGCTCAACTATCTGCTGATCGCGCAAGGCTTCAACGTGCCGATACTGCTGCTCGGCAAGCTGTCCCAGGCGTTCACCAACTATCGCAACGGTAGCACCGGTCAGCTATCGGCGGTAACGTGCTTTATGCTGCTGGCCGGTTCTATGGCCCGCATCTTCACGTCCATTCAGGAAACGGGCGACCAAATGATGATCATCACGTACGGTTCGTCGACCTTTGCCAACCTGGTGATCGCGCTGCAGGTGCTGTACTACTGGAACTCGGACAAGCAGAAGAAGGCTACCGCGGCGGGACCGGCTCCGGCAAAGAAACCGAAGGCCAAGAGCAAGAAAACAGACTAG
- the LOC118514684 gene encoding inosine triphosphate pyrophosphatase, producing MARPISFVTGNAKKLEEVRAILGTCFPREIIAVKLDLSELQGEIDDICRRKCLEAARQVQGPVMVEDTCLCFNALKGLPGPYIKWFLDKLGPEGLHKLLDGWEDKSAQAVCTFAYTEQPDGEVILFQGRTDGDIVAPRGPRDFGWDPVFLPTGYDQTYAELPKTKKNEISHRYRALAKLAEHFSTEK from the exons ATGGCTAGACCGATTTCGTTCGTTACTGGAAATGCGAAGAAGCTGGAAGAGGTACGTGCCATCCTTGGGACCTGCTTTCCCCGGGAAATTATCGCTGTGAAGCTGGATCTGTCCGAGCTGCAAGGTGAAATCGATGACATCTGCCGGCGCAAGTGCCTCGAAGCGGCCCGCCAAGTGCAGGGACCGGTAATGGTAGAGGACACCTGCCTGTGCTTCAACGCCTTGAAAGGACTTCCTG GTCCTTACATCAAATGGTTCCTTGACAAGCTGGGTCCGGAAGGGTTGCATAAGCTGCTCGACGGATGGGAAGATAAATCCGCCCAAGCCGTGTGTACGTTCGCCTACACCGAACAACCCGACGGTGAGGTGATACTGTTTCAAGGGCGCACCGACGGAGACATAGTGGCACCGCGTGGTCCACGAGATTTCGGATGGGATCCCGTGTTTCTACCGACCGGATACGACCAAACGTACGCCGAACTGCCAAAGACGAAAAAGAACGAAATCTCGCACCGGTACCGTGCGCTAGCAAAGCTGGCCGAACATTTCTCCACCGAAAAATGA
- the LOC118514675 gene encoding unconventional myosin-VIIa-like isoform X2, translating to MMDTKEELGEWVWIQPKQKHEFELPYAGRVLRTHEGRTLVANDDGEEFWIKDAEIIKPMHVTSQKTVHDMITLGDLQEYAILRNLIVRYRQKQIYTYTGSMLVAINPYEILPIYTYNEINLYRDKKLGELPPHIFAIGDSAYQEMKREKRDQCIVISGESGAGKTESTKLILQYLAATSGKHSWIEQQIIESNPILEAFGNAKTMRNDNSSRFGKYIDVHFTTEGAIEGARIEQYLLEKSRIVRQNRGERNYHIFYSMLAGMTKEERKRLDLEDAPKAYAYLTSGQTLLCEGRNDAKEFADVRSAMKVLAFDDQEIQSILSLLAAILHLGNVKYKATVVQNIDAVEINDTLNVGRVAVLLGVSKAQLLSALTRKTIVAHGERVVSQLSKEQAIEARDAFVKAIYGKLFIQIVDKINKAIYKPSNKSSRLSIGVLDIFGFEQFEVNSFEQLCINYANENLQQFFVKHIFKMEQAEYAREGINWTTIDFIDNQEILDMIGMKSLNLMSLIDEETRFPKGTDLTMLSKLHTTHGTKTVYVKPKYDNDPAFGVQHFAGVVFYRVDGFLEKNRDSFSADLKELVTKSTNDYLVALFGTDDSLDTTKRSITLSLQFRNSLDSLMRTLSSCHPYFIRCIKPNDVKRPKIIDKALCVRQLRYSGMMETAKIRQAGYAIRHTYREFVERYRHLVPGIGAPHKVDCVQAAKDICRKVLVTVPDDYQFGMTKVFLKESHDYLLESERSRVYLHYVVLIQRAFRKVLFWRYLRRYRQAALVIQKHWRARGYRADYLTMRNGYRRLQAVIKSRAQTYAFGRLREAIVQLQAQCRGYLTRRNLQDRITYRARRMNEIIAMQRTEELQFRKSGNARWREDAEHNYWLRVDELNREMAAQQPREAPHKLMAVLPQPTINVEEDNKIVDDVFGFLEGC from the exons ATGATGGACACCAAAGAGGAGCTG GGTGAATGGGTCTGGATCCAGCCAAAGCAGAAGCATGAGTTCGAGCTACCGTACGCCGGGCGTGTGCTTCGTACCCACGAGGGCCGCACGCTCGTGGCCAACGACGATGGAGAAGAGTTCTGGATTAAGGACGCTGAG ataATCAAACCGATGCACGTGACGTCACAGAAAACGGTGCACGATATGATAACGCTGGGCGACCTCCAGGAGTACGCCATACTGCGTAATCTCATCGTTCGATACCGGCAGAAACAGATTTAT ACGTATACGGGCAGCATGCTGGTAGCGATCAACCCGTACGAGATACTACCGATCTACACGTACAACGAGATCAATCTGTACCGCGACAAGAAGCTGGGCGAGCTGCCACCGCACATCTTCGCCATCGGGGACAGTGCGTACCAGGAGATGAAGCGGGAGAAGCGCGACCAGTGTATCGTGATCAGTGGCGAATCCGGTGCCGGTAAGACGGAAAGCACCAAACTGATACTGCAGTATCTGGCCGCCACGAGTGGTAAGCATTCGTGGATCGAGCAGCAGATCATCGAATCGAACCCGATTCTGGAGGCGTTCGGGAATGCGAAGACGATGCGCAACGACAACTCGTCCCGGTTCGGGAAGTACATCGATGTGCACTTCACGACCGAGGGTGCAATCGAAGGGGCAAGGATCGAGCAGTACCTGCTGGAGAAGTCACGCATCGTAAGGCAGAACAGGGGTGAGCGGAACTATCACATCTTCTACTCGATGTTGGCCGGCATGACGAAGGAGGAACGCAAACGGCTCGACCTGGAGGACGCACCGAAGGCGTACGCGTATCTGACGAGTGGCCAAACGCTGCTCTGCGAGGGTCGGAACGATGCGAAAGAGTTTGCGGATGTACGGTCCGCGATGAAGGTGCTCGCCTTCGACGATCAGGAGATCCAATCGATTTTGAGCCTGCTGGCGGCCATCTTGCATCTGGGGAATGTGAAGTACAAGGCGACTGTGGTGCAGAACATCGATGCGGTGGAAATTAACGATACGCTGAACGTGGGGCGAGTGGCCGTGCTGCTCGGAGTGTCGAAGGCGCAGCTGCTGAGTGCTTTGACGCGCAAAACGATCGTAGCACACGGGGAGCGCGTTGTGTCGCAGCTGTCCAAGGAGCAGGCCATCGAGGCGCGCGATGCGTTCGTGAAGGCGATCTACGGCAAACTGTTCATCCAGATCGTGGACAAGATCAACAAGGCGATCTACAAACCTTCGAACAAGAGTTCCCGGCTGTCGATCGGTGTGCTGGACATCTTCGGGTTCGAGCAGTTCGAGGTGAACAGCTTCGAGCAGCTGTGCATCAACTATGCGAACGAGAATTTGCAGCAGTTTTTCGTGAAGCATATCTTCAAG ATGGAGCAAGCAGAATATGCCCGCGAAGGCATCAACTGGACGACGATCGATTTCATCGACAACCAGGAAATACTGGACATGATCGGTATGAAGTCGCTCAACCTGATGTCGCTGATCGACGAAGAAACGCGCTTCCCGAAGGGTACCGATCTGACCATGCTGTCCAAGCTGCACACAACGCACGGCACCAAAACGGTGTACGTGAAGCCGAAGTACGATAACGATCCGGCGTTCGGTGTGCAGCACTTTGCGGGCGTAGTGTTTTACCGGGTCGATGGGTTCCTGGAGAAGAATCGCGACTCGTTCAGTGCCGATCTGAAGGAGCTGGTAACGAAAAGCACCAACGACTATCTGGTGGCACTGTTCGGGACGGACGATTCGCTCGATACGACCAAACGGTCGATAACGCTGTCGCTGCAGTTTAGGAACTCGCTCGACTCGCTGATGCGAACGCTTTCCTCGTGCCATCCGTACTTTATCCGCTGCATCAAGCCGAACGATGTGAAGAGACCGAAG ATCATCGATAAGGCGCTGTGCGTACGGCAGCTACGATACTCCGGCATGATGGAGACGGCCAAGATCAGGCAGGCTGGATATGCGATCCGGCACACGTATCGAGAGTTTGTCGAACGCTATCGCCACCTGGTGCCGGGCATTGGCGCCCCCCACAAGGTGGACTGTGTGCAGGCGGCGAAGGATATCTGCCGGAAGGTGCTGGTCACCGTACCGGACGACTATCAGTTCGGCATGACGAAGGTGTTCCTGAAGGAAAGCCATGACTATCTGCTCGAATCGGAACGATCCCGCGTGTACCTGCACTACGTCGTGCTGATACAGCGTGCCTTCCGTAAGGTGCTGTTCTGGAGGTATCTGCGCCGCTATCGGCAGGCCGCCCTCGTCATACAGAAGCACTGGCGAGCCAGAGGCTACCGGGCGGACTATCTGACGATGCGCAACGGGTACCGGCGCCTGCAGGCGGTGATCAAGTCCCGGGCGCAAACGTACGCCTTCGGACGATTGCGGGAAGCGATCGTACAGCTGCAGGCACAGTGTCGCGGGTATCTGACGCGTCGCAACCTGCAGGACAGGATCACGTACCGTGCGCGCCGTATGAACGAAATCATAGCGATGCAGCGCACGGAAGAGCTGCAGTTCCGCAAGTCGGGTAACGCTCGCTGGCGGGAAGACGCCGAGCACAACTACTGGCTGCGGGTGGACGAGCTGAACCGGGAGATGGCGGCCCAGCAGCCGAGGGAAGCACCGCACAAGCTGATGGCGGTACTACCGCAGCCGACCATCAACGTGGAGGAGGACAACAAGATCGTGGACGACGTGTTCGGGTTTCTGGAAG GGTGCTGA